From Salarias fasciatus chromosome 5, fSalaFa1.1, whole genome shotgun sequence, a single genomic window includes:
- the glrx gene encoding glutaredoxin-1, whose amino-acid sequence MAQQFVKAKIKGDKVVLFIKPTCSFCIKAKDVLSKYKFKPGCLEYVDISSRSDMGSMQDYFLELTGARTVPRVFIGEECVGGGSDVEALHKSGKLEGMLQSIGALQ is encoded by the exons ATGGCGCAGCAGTTCGTGAAGGCGAAGATCaaaggcgacaaagtggtgctGTTCATCAAGCCCACGTGCTCCTTCTGCATCAAGGCTAAAGACGTGTTGTCCAAGTACAAGTTCAAGCCGGGATGTCTGGAGTATGTGGACATCAGCAGCCGCAGCGACATGGGCAGCATGCAGGACTACTTCCTGGAGCTGACCGGAGCCCGCACG GTCCCCCGGGTGTTCATCGGCGAGGAGTGTGTTGGAGGTGGCAGCGACGTGGAGGCCCTGCATAAGAGTGGGAAGCTGGAGGGCATGCTGCAGTCCATCGGGGCtctgcagtga